The region TGCTGTAGCGTTCGGCCTGGAGCAAGGCTTCCAGCCAGGTTGCCGACTCCGGCGCGGCCTTGTGCAGGCTGATTTCCCAATAGGCGCGCAGATGGCGGATGAAGCGCTTGCGCTCCGCGTCGCTGGCCTGGTTCCACAGGGCCGGCACATGCGGGCGCACGGCGCCGGTCAGGCGTTGCCAGTCTTCGCCGGCTGCGCGGATGGCGTCATGCGCGCCAAGCACCTGGCGCAGCAGCTGGCGCAGGCTGGACGGCAGCGCCTGGCCATCCAGGAAAGGCGGCCAGGGCGTGACGTCGTGGCGGCGCGCCACCAGCAAGCCGCGCCGGGAGATGCCGTGGAAGTGACCGCGGAAGCCTTGCGCTTGCGCACTGAGCATGGCGTCGAGCGCGGACAGGCCGTTGCCGATGATCACGGCATCCTGGTCCTTGGATAAATCGGTGGGCGCGGCTGCCCAGATGTCGTCGAACACGCGGCCTTCGTCGATCAGCTGGGGATCGATTTCCACGTCGCCGCGTCCCAAGGTCGCGCTGAACAAGCCGGTGGCCAGCACCACGCGATCCGCCTGCAAGCCAAGGCCGCTGGTCAGGCGTACGGTCCAGCGTCCATCCACGGCACGTTCAAGGTCGATGGCGCGGTCGACGACGTGGCGAAACTCGATGGCTTGCGGCGATTGCGCCAGCGCATTCTCCAGTTCCGCCTGCACGTAATCGCCATAAACATGGCGCGGCGGGAACGCATCGGTCCATGCGACGCCGGCGGGTGGTTGCCAGCCATCGCGGGTCGCCTGCTCACGCAACCAGTTGGCCAGATGCTCCGGCTGATCGGAGTACAGAGTGAAGTTCTTCGCGGGCCCGTTGACAAGGTGCGTGGGCAGGCGCGTGCTGTAGGCAATGCCACGGCCGATTTCATTGCGGCTTTCGATGACGCTGACGCGCAAGGGCACCGGCGTGGCACGGGCCAGCTTGATCGCGGTGACCGTGCCTGCGAATCCGCCACCGATGATGACGACGTGCTGTGCTTGGGACGTGGACATGAGGCCTCTCGTTGGATGAACTTGCGATGACGCCACGGAACGAAGGCGTCGAGGCAATCGATGGTAAGACAGCCGCGCGGCAGCGCCCTATACGCATTTCTTTTTATCTAATGCGTGGGACGCATGTAGCGCGTCGCCTGTCTTGGAGAGCGACAGGTAATCCATCCCGTTCGAAATAAACAAAGCCGCAATAGATATTGGACGCGTCATGTGTCGCTCCTTACCTTGGCGAGTTCCATTGAATATTGACGCTTTGCGAGGCAGGATCGGTATGGGTGTGCAGCAGGATGTGAGGCAGGGTCTACAAAGGGGTTTACAGCGTCGGTCGCTTTTGAAACTGATGGCCGCGGGGACGTTGGGGCCCCTGGCGTTGGCGGCCTGCTCGAAGAGCGATGACAAGCCGGCTGCCGGCGCCGCGAACGCGGGCGGCGCTGCGGCCACGCCTTCCGGGACCACCGCGTCAGCGTCAACGTCGGCGGGCGCGCCGCGCACGTTGACCATCGCGCAGGGCAATGACATTCTGTCGCTGGACCCGGCCAACCATGGCAACAACAGTACCGAAGCATCGCTGGTCAACATCTACGAATACCTCATCGACAAGGATTTCAGCGGTGAGTCCCTGGTGTTCAAGCCGCGCCTGGCGCAGTCGTGGTCGCAGGACGATCCGCTGACCTGGACCTTCCGCCTGCGCCGCGACGTGACCTGGCATGACGGCCAGCCTTTCACCGCGCGCGATGTGCAGTTCACGGTGGAGCGCACCCAGCAGAATAAGAAACTGATCAACAACGCCAAGTTCCGCACCATCGCCAAGGTCGAAGTCGTGGACGACTACACCGTGCGTATCCATACGGACGCGCCCGATCCCCTGTTGCTGCACAGCTTCGTCGGCAATGGCGCCGGCATTCTCCCGCGCCATGCCCTGACGGCGGCCGCCGGCGAAGAGGCATTCTTCCGCAAGCCAATCGGCACGGGACCTTACCGCTACGACCAGTGGATCAAGGCCGACCGCCTGATCCTGCAGGCCTATCCAAAATGGTGGGGCGGCAAGCCCAAGTGGGACACGGTGGTGGTGCGCGCCATCCCTGAAACCACCACCCGCGTTTCCGAGTTCATCACCGGTGGCGTCGACATCGCCGTCAACGTGCCGCCGGAAGACATCGCCCGTATCAAGGCCAATGCCGGGACCCGTATCGTCGCTTTCGACATCGCGCGCAATCTTGCCCTGCATGTGCGTACGGGTGAAGGCTATGCGACGCACGATCCGCGTGTGCGCGAAGCCATCGACCTGGCCATCGACCGCAATGCCTTGGCCAAGCAGGTGGTCGAAGGGTATGCCGTGCCGACGCGAGGTTTCTATCCATCGCGCATTCCGGGTTACGACCCGGCGCTGAGCAAGGACCTGCGCTACGACCCCGAACGCGCACGCGCGCTGCTGCGGGAAGCAGGCCATACGGAACCCGTACCGATCAAGCTGAGTTCGCCCAGCGGCCGCTACGTCAAGGACAGGGAGATATCCGAGGCGGTGGCGGGCTATCTGCAGGACGCCGGTTTCCAGGTCAAGCTGGAAGTGCTGGACTGGACGGTCTACAACAACCGCATGGTCGGCGACAACTTCGGCGAGCTTTATCTGTGGGGCATGGGTTCCTATACGGACGGTTCGACTTTGTTCCGCGACGAGTGGAAGCGGCATTACGCCTGGCGTGACGAGGAATTCGAGAAGCTGCGGGTCGACGTCGGGCGGGCGCCCGACGAAGCGCACCGCATTGCCATCATCCAGCGAGGGCAGGAGATCATTGCAGGACAAAGGGTGCGGATCGGTCTCGTCTATCCGCAGGCCATCTATGGCATCGGGCAGCGCGTCCAGTTCGCCGGCCGTTTCGATGAAATGATTCCGGCCGAGGACGCGGTTCCGGTATGAAGCTCTGGGTGAGCCGCAATGCGCGCTCCGGCGCCAGGCGCTATGCCTTGCGGGCGCTGACGCAGTTCGTGCCGGTCCTGTACCTGGTTTCCCTGATCGTCTACATCCTGGTCTACCTGACCGGCGATCCCTCCGCGCTGCTGATCCCCGAGGACGCCACCGAGGCGGATCGGCTGGCGCTGGTGGCCGCCTGGGGGCTGGACCAGCCGTGGTACGTCCAGTACCTGCGCTACATGGGCAATATCCTGACCGGCGACTTCGGGGTGTCCTACCGCTATGGCACATCGGCCCTGCCCGTGGTGCTGGAGCGCATACCGGCGACCCTGCAGTTGACGGCGGGCGCGCTGGTGGTGGCGGTGGTCATCGCCATCCCTGCAGGGGTGCTCGCGGCCACGCGGCGCAATTCGACCGTCGACCTGCTGGCGTCCGGCGGCGCGGTGCTGGGCAAGGCCATGCCGAATTTCTGGGTGGGCATCATGTTGATCCTGGTGTTCGGCGTGTGGCTGCGCGTGCTGCCCGTGTCGGGCAGTGGCGGCTTGAGTCACCTGGTGCTGCCGGCCCTGACCCTGGGGCTGGGCTTCGCGGCCGACCTGACCAAGCTGGTGCGGGCCGGCATGCTGGAAGCGCTGGGACAGGACTATGTGCGCACGGCCCTAGCCAAGGGCATCCCCTGGCGGGTGGTGGTGTTGCGGCACGCCTTGCGCAATGCCTGGATACCGGTCCTGACCATGGGATCCATGCACGTGATCGCCTTGCTCGGCGGCGCGTTGGTGACCGAGACGGTGTTCTCCTGGCCCGGGCTGGGCCAGCTCATCGTGCAGGCCGTCTACACCAAGGACATGGCGGTAATACAGATCGCCGTGTTCGTCGTCACGCTGATGACCCTCTCCATCAACCTGCTCACCGATCTTCTGTATCGCTGGCTGGATCCGAGAATACGTCTATGAGTTCGAAGTCATGAATGCGGAAGCAAGCGCCGCGCTGGGGCCGGATGCCGGTGCCCGCGCGCCTACTGATGATCCTTCCTCTGCCGGGCAAGCCGGCGTGTCCGCGCGCGGACGCGCGTGGCGCCTGCGCGTTGGCAATGCCCCAGCCTGCGTGGCGGCGATGGTGCTGCTGCTGATCGTGCTGGCCGCCGCGGGCGCCGCGTACCTGCCTTTGCCGGACCCCTTGCGCCTGGACCTGGCGCACAAGTTCCGGCCGCCGGCGTGGGTGGCGGGCGGATCGCTGCGCAACCTGCTGGGTACCGACGCGCAGGGCCGCGATGTGCTGGCCCGTATCGTGTTCGGGGCGCGCACGTCGCTGATCGTCGGCTTGGCGGCGGTCCTGCTGTCGAGCGCGCTTGGCCTGGTGCTGGGCCTGCTGGCCGGCTGGGCGCGCGGTGTGGTCGACACCGTGATCATGCGGGTCACCGATGCGATGTTGGCGATACCGACCATGCTCTTCATGCTGGTGGTGGCGATGGTGGCAGACAGCGGCATGGGGCCCCTGATCCTGGTGATCGCGCTGA is a window of Bordetella sp. N DNA encoding:
- a CDS encoding FAD/NAD(P)-binding protein, with the translated sequence MSTSQAQHVVIIGGGFAGTVTAIKLARATPVPLRVSVIESRNEIGRGIAYSTRLPTHLVNGPAKNFTLYSDQPEHLANWLREQATRDGWQPPAGVAWTDAFPPRHVYGDYVQAELENALAQSPQAIEFRHVVDRAIDLERAVDGRWTVRLTSGLGLQADRVVLATGLFSATLGRGDVEIDPQLIDEGRVFDDIWAAAPTDLSKDQDAVIIGNGLSALDAMLSAQAQGFRGHFHGISRRGLLVARRHDVTPWPPFLDGQALPSSLRQLLRQVLGAHDAIRAAGEDWQRLTGAVRPHVPALWNQASDAERKRFIRHLRAYWEISLHKAAPESATWLEALLQAERYSKLTGRVRRISRAASGRIAVTWQPRRAAQPQTFEVDRVFNSRGFDFDWKRIDDPLLRQLVARAYVQPHSTGFGIDAVGQTGAVLSDTLDTTGLYAVGHPLRGVNWESNAIGEQVAGATATAQALALSLQPALAVAA
- a CDS encoding ABC transporter substrate-binding protein, producing MAAGTLGPLALAACSKSDDKPAAGAANAGGAAATPSGTTASASTSAGAPRTLTIAQGNDILSLDPANHGNNSTEASLVNIYEYLIDKDFSGESLVFKPRLAQSWSQDDPLTWTFRLRRDVTWHDGQPFTARDVQFTVERTQQNKKLINNAKFRTIAKVEVVDDYTVRIHTDAPDPLLLHSFVGNGAGILPRHALTAAAGEEAFFRKPIGTGPYRYDQWIKADRLILQAYPKWWGGKPKWDTVVVRAIPETTTRVSEFITGGVDIAVNVPPEDIARIKANAGTRIVAFDIARNLALHVRTGEGYATHDPRVREAIDLAIDRNALAKQVVEGYAVPTRGFYPSRIPGYDPALSKDLRYDPERARALLREAGHTEPVPIKLSSPSGRYVKDREISEAVAGYLQDAGFQVKLEVLDWTVYNNRMVGDNFGELYLWGMGSYTDGSTLFRDEWKRHYAWRDEEFEKLRVDVGRAPDEAHRIAIIQRGQEIIAGQRVRIGLVYPQAIYGIGQRVQFAGRFDEMIPAEDAVPV
- a CDS encoding ABC transporter permease produces the protein MKLWVSRNARSGARRYALRALTQFVPVLYLVSLIVYILVYLTGDPSALLIPEDATEADRLALVAAWGLDQPWYVQYLRYMGNILTGDFGVSYRYGTSALPVVLERIPATLQLTAGALVVAVVIAIPAGVLAATRRNSTVDLLASGGAVLGKAMPNFWVGIMLILVFGVWLRVLPVSGSGGLSHLVLPALTLGLGFAADLTKLVRAGMLEALGQDYVRTALAKGIPWRVVVLRHALRNAWIPVLTMGSMHVIALLGGALVTETVFSWPGLGQLIVQAVYTKDMAVIQIAVFVVTLMTLSINLLTDLLYRWLDPRIRL
- a CDS encoding ABC transporter permease — protein: MNAEASAALGPDAGARAPTDDPSSAGQAGVSARGRAWRLRVGNAPACVAAMVLLLIVLAAAGAAYLPLPDPLRLDLAHKFRPPAWVAGGSLRNLLGTDAQGRDVLARIVFGARTSLIVGLAAVLLSSALGLVLGLLAGWARGVVDTVIMRVTDAMLAIPTMLFMLVVAMVADSGMGPLILVIALTHWVHYARLVRAETLRVRELEFVGAARIAGLGPVRIVWRHVLPNILASFVVVAALNVGAIILAESSLSFLGFGVQPPQISWGQMLSEGRQSLATSWWVATFPGLAITLTVLSVIVLGDWLRDYLDPRLS